The nucleotide sequence CTTCCTGTAAAGCCTGTTCCCTGCTTTGTTTCAGGGTCATAAGTACAATGAACTGCCGTAATATTTCCGTTTTCATCCTTGTCAAAGCCGACGCACTTAACAAAATAAGCATGCATAAGTCTGACTTCATTTCCCGGGAAAAGTCTGAAATATTTCTTCGGAGGCTCTTCCATAAAGTCTTCACGCTCAATATAAAGTTCACGTCCAAATGGAATCTTACGGCTTCCAAGCTCTTCATTCTCCGGATTATTTACAGCATCGAGCATCTCGGTCTGTCCCTCCGGATAGTTATCAATTATGAGTTTAAGCGGATGCAGAACTGCCATAAGTCTTTTTGCCTTAGGCTTAAGATCTTCTCTTACACAGTATTCAAGCAGATCCATCTCTGATGTTGACTGTGATTTTGAGATTCCACTGAGCTCAACGAACATCCTTATTGACTCAGGTGTATATCCTCTTCTTCTAAGTCCTGCTATTGAGACAAGTCTCGGATCATCCCATCCGTCAACAACCTTATCCTCTACAAGCTTCTTTATATATCTCTTGCCTGTTACAACATGGTTAAGATAAAGCTTTGCAAATTCTATCTGTCTCGGAGGATTTTCGCATTCACACTCCTGAACTACCCAGTTGTAAAGAGGTCTGTGATCCTCAAACTCAAGCGTACAGATCGAATGTGTTATTCCCTCGATCGCATCCTCAAGAGGATGTGCGAAATCATACATAGGATAAATGCACCATTTATCTCCTGTATTCTGGTGTGTAAGATGAGCTATTCTGTATATGATCGGATCGCGCATATTTATATTAGGCGATGACATATCTATCCTCGCTCTTAATACTTTTGAGCCATCTTCATACTTTCCGGCTTTCATATCCTCGAAAAGCTGAAGATTTTCTTCTATAGATCTGGAACTGTAGGGATCCTCTTTTCCGGGTTCGGTAAGTGTACCTCTGTACTCTCTTATCTCATCCGCAGAAAGATCCGATACATATGCTTTTCCCTTTTTTACAAGCTTTACTGCATATTCATACATCTGATCAAAATAGTTTGAAGCGAAGAAAAGTCTGTCTTCCCACTCTGCTCCAAGCCATTCAACATCGGCCTTTATTGAATCAACAAATTCCGACTTTTCCTTTGTCGGGTTAGTATCATCAAAACGAAGGTTAAACTTTCCGCCATACTCTTTAGCAAGTCCTGAATTCAGGATGATCGACTTCGCATGACCGATATGCAGGTAACCGTTAGGTTCGGGGGGAAATCTGGTATGAACCGTACTGTAGACACCCTCTGCCAAATCCTTGTCAATTGCCTGCTCAATAAAATTCTTTGTTTTTTCCATTTTTTAAAATAACTCTCCTATAGGTTCTCTCTAAGTCATATTTTACTTATTTATATGATAGTTTTCAATAGCTGCTCTTTGAAAAATGCAATATCCGCCATCAAAAAATATAAGCCCCGCTTTGATCACGGGGCTTTATCAGATAAACTTTTCTTACTTTCTGCTTGCCTGAAGCATTTTTTCTTTAAGTTCGTTCTCAATACCTGCAAGTTCCTGTTCAGCTGCACGGCGTCTTTCCTTACCTTCTGTCTGAACCTTCATAACCTCATCAAGTGTGGAGATAAGGGTCTCATTGGTATGTTTAAGTGTTTCAATATCCACTATGCCGCGTTCTGAAGCCTTTGCAGTTTCAATAGTTGCAATTTTGAGCGCATCCGCATTCTTTTTCAGCAGCTCATTGGTCATATCCGTGACTTCTTTCTGTGCCTTTGCCGCCTGACCTGCATGCTCAACTCCCAGTGCAATTACCATCTGATTTTTCCAAAGCGGAATGGTATTAACAATGGTCGACTGGATTTTCTCTACCATTATTGTATCGGAATTCTGAACCATACGTATCTGCGGGCCGGTCTGAAGAGCTATAGTCCTTGTAAGTTCGAGATCGTATATCTTTTTCTCAAAGCGGTCACAAAGCTCGGATAAATCCTTTGCGGACTGTACATCCTCTGCCAGTCCCGATGTTTCAGCCTTTTTTTGAAGTTCTACAAGCTCGCCGTTTCTCACATCTTCGAGCTTTTTCTTACCCGCAAGGATATACATTGTAAGCTCTTTGAAATAATTAAGGTTCATGGCATACATCTTATCCATGATATCAATATCCTTCATCAGTGTTACCTGGTGCTTTTCAAGCTCTGTTGTGATGACATTGATATTTGCCTCTACCTTATTATATTTTGTCTTTAAATTTCCAAGTTTATTTGCACTTTTCTTAAAGAATGCGAAAGGTCCCTTCTCATCTTCCGCAACTTCAAAATCCTTAAGCTGACCTACGAGATCTGTGATCATTCCACCAACTTCGCCCATGTCTTTTGTGCGGACATTTTCAAGCGCCTTCTCTGAAAAAGATGAAAGCTTTGTCTGTGTCTGTGCTCCGTACGAAAGAATGGCCTGAGTATTTTTAATATCTATCTGATCAGCAAAGGCATCAACCTGTGCCTGCTCCTCAGCCGTAAGATTTGCCCTCTGTTTCATCTCCTCTGTCAGATTGAGCTCTTTACCGCTTCCATCCACGCTTAAAACAATTTCTTCCTTAGTCTGTGGAATATCTGCTCCAAAGCTCAATGTAGGTGCACTAACTTCAAGATCCTTAAAATCGTCTGCCATTTTTATGCTCTCCTTATAATATTATTTTACTTATTATCGTTATTTTCCTTAAATCCCCTTTCAGGTGCGATCCCATCCTGCTGCATCATCGTTTTCATTACCGATATATCGGAACTTATATCAAGCGCAATATCATCAAACATCTCATCAAGAATATTTTCATATGCAGAACATAGAGTATCCATTGTCTCTTCTATCTCTGCCTTTGTCTGCACAACATTCTCTCCATTTCCCGCTGAGCTGTCACTTAAGGATATATATGCATCAAGAAGCTTCTCCGTAGTAGGAAGATAGTATGACATAAATTTTCTTAAATAGCCGGTATTTGAAGGATTCTTCCTGACCCTCTCAAATATTCTCTTCATCGTATCTTCCATCCTGTAAAGCTTATCTGACATTTCTTCACTGTCAGCTATCCTGTCATTATAAGCCCTTACCTTCTTTATATAAGTTTCGCCCTCTTCTATAAGATTAAGCGTATCCGTAGGAAGATTTTCTTCTGCAGCCCTTTTGGCAAGCTCTAGTCTTTCCTCTTCCAGCCTTGCCTTCATGCTCATTTTATATTCATCAATAACTTCTTCCGTAAACATCATTGTCGTTCTGCTCTCATCGAATTCCGCATAAGGCAGATAACCGGCCTTTTTCATCTGAGTAAGGCTTTTTAATGTTTCTTTTTCGGTCTGTCCGGAGGCATTTCCGAGATCCTTTACCGTTATATATCCTTTATTTCCTACTGTAACAGCATATTCGTTGAATCGTCTGGCAAGCTTATTTTTCATTGCTCCCCTGACTATCAGAATAACTGCAAAGACCAATATGAGAAGCAGAATCATCCCTGTCACACCTGATGCCGTTCCGCCTCCAACGAGTGCTGCCGCTATAACTATCCACAAGGAAGAAATGATCGTTAATAGTGAAATTATGATTCCAACAGCTATTTCTCCTACACCCTGAAGCTTACTCACCTTTCGTCTTGCAAAAGGAGTGGCTTCAAATTTTTTCTTAGAATTCACAACTTCAGGTTTTTTTGCATTTGGTACAGATACGCTGTCCGTTCTCTTTAATCTACCGCTGTACATTGACATTGCTGCATTACGCTCACGCTGTTTTCTCATTGTCTCAGCCATCTGCTGCTGCATGGTCGAACGTCTGTCAGCCTGTTTTGTCACAGTTTCCGATGCTGTAGGATCATTTCCTATCGTATTTTTAAGTGTTGTCCTTATCTGGGAATTAAGACTGCTGTAATCTCCTGTCTTGACTGCCCCATCAACACGGCTTAAGATATCGCTTCCCGCTTCTAAAAAGCCATTTATCTTTTCTTTGTCCATAAATCATTTTCTCCAATTTTTTCGTATTAATATTAACACATAGATATATTTTTATCCATGTTTTTATCACACGAAACCCTAAGTAAATGCTTTTTCCTGTATTCCTTTGGTGTCATCTTATGCATTCTCGAAAATATGCGCCTGAAATTATTAGTGGAAAGGTATCCGACTTTTTCTGAGATTTCATCTATGGACAGCCTGGAATTTATTAATAACTGTTCTGCTTTTTTCATCCTCTGAAGCTGAATGTTTTCAAGGAATCCCATTCCTGTTGCTCTCTCGATGATACGCTGTATCTGTCTTTCGCTATAGTTAAAAAAAGCCGAAAGCTGTTTTAATGTCACAGTGTCATAGTGCTCCTGAAGATAACGCAGGATGTATATTACATTATCCGAATTGTCAATATGCTTAAAGGCGGGAACTATCAGCTGATGCTCATGTTTCCTTAAAAGTTTTATGAAAAATTCCGACAGGCAGGCATTTAAAATATGTTTTCTGAACCT is from Lachnospiraceae bacterium C1.1 and encodes:
- a CDS encoding 5-bromo-4-chloroindolyl phosphate hydrolysis family protein yields the protein MDKEKINGFLEAGSDILSRVDGAVKTGDYSSLNSQIRTTLKNTIGNDPTASETVTKQADRRSTMQQQMAETMRKQRERNAAMSMYSGRLKRTDSVSVPNAKKPEVVNSKKKFEATPFARRKVSKLQGVGEIAVGIIISLLTIISSLWIVIAAALVGGGTASGVTGMILLLILVFAVILIVRGAMKNKLARRFNEYAVTVGNKGYITVKDLGNASGQTEKETLKSLTQMKKAGYLPYAEFDESRTTMMFTEEVIDEYKMSMKARLEEERLELAKRAAEENLPTDTLNLIEEGETYIKKVRAYNDRIADSEEMSDKLYRMEDTMKRIFERVRKNPSNTGYLRKFMSYYLPTTEKLLDAYISLSDSSAGNGENVVQTKAEIEETMDTLCSAYENILDEMFDDIALDISSDISVMKTMMQQDGIAPERGFKENNDNK
- a CDS encoding glutamine--tRNA ligase/YqeY domain fusion protein — protein: MEKTKNFIEQAIDKDLAEGVYSTVHTRFPPEPNGYLHIGHAKSIILNSGLAKEYGGKFNLRFDDTNPTKEKSEFVDSIKADVEWLGAEWEDRLFFASNYFDQMYEYAVKLVKKGKAYVSDLSADEIREYRGTLTEPGKEDPYSSRSIEENLQLFEDMKAGKYEDGSKVLRARIDMSSPNINMRDPIIYRIAHLTHQNTGDKWCIYPMYDFAHPLEDAIEGITHSICTLEFEDHRPLYNWVVQECECENPPRQIEFAKLYLNHVVTGKRYIKKLVEDKVVDGWDDPRLVSIAGLRRRGYTPESIRMFVELSGISKSQSTSEMDLLEYCVREDLKPKAKRLMAVLHPLKLIIDNYPEGQTEMLDAVNNPENEELGSRKIPFGRELYIEREDFMEEPPKKYFRLFPGNEVRLMHAYFVKCVGFDKDENGNITAVHCTYDPETKQGTGFTGRKVKGTIHWVKADTAVRVTARLYNSLIDETKEVYDEEGNVNVNPNSLELIDDCYVEPELAEAKAYDSFQFVRNGFFTVDAKDSKEGAPVFNRIVSLKSSFKLPAAQ
- a CDS encoding toxic anion resistance protein — protein: MADDFKDLEVSAPTLSFGADIPQTKEEIVLSVDGSGKELNLTEEMKQRANLTAEEQAQVDAFADQIDIKNTQAILSYGAQTQTKLSSFSEKALENVRTKDMGEVGGMITDLVGQLKDFEVAEDEKGPFAFFKKSANKLGNLKTKYNKVEANINVITTELEKHQVTLMKDIDIMDKMYAMNLNYFKELTMYILAGKKKLEDVRNGELVELQKKAETSGLAEDVQSAKDLSELCDRFEKKIYDLELTRTIALQTGPQIRMVQNSDTIMVEKIQSTIVNTIPLWKNQMVIALGVEHAGQAAKAQKEVTDMTNELLKKNADALKIATIETAKASERGIVDIETLKHTNETLISTLDEVMKVQTEGKERRRAAEQELAGIENELKEKMLQASRK